AACATCAAACTTCCTAAAtcaacccccccaccccatcctAAAAATTGTTTACCAGATCTAATTTATAGTTTTTATTTTCAATTGTAATTTCTACACCATTATTTTATAATAAATAAACTTCCAAAACCACTACAGCTGATGCATATTAacaattaattattaataaaagaAAACTAGTTGTCTACCTTAATATTAAATTGTCAATATAGTACCAGAAGTTAAATAATTAGAAGGATAACTGGCCTTTATAATATTATTACTATAAACAGCACTGTATGCCTTAATGTTAAATACAAACCATCTTCATCATCAGAAATGAATATAGCAACTCTCAGACGATAGAGTAATCAATATACTGCATACAATATTCATACAGGTACAGTACTGATCTAACTTACCTGATTCTCTTTCTCAGCATCCCCATTATCCAGCTGCTTCCTCATGTTGTTCCCTGTGTAAGCCACACACTTCAGCTGCCACTCTCCAATGTCTTCATTCCAGTGAACATAACGCTCAATCATTTCCTGTGAAATTGTCCAAAAGACAAACATTAACTAAACACCAAGCAATgatatgatcacagttaacataaTCTGCACTTATATTTATACGCACGCGTGTAATTTATAACTGTTGTACAGCAGTATTTAACAGTTACCTGAAGGCGAGGTATTCCACTCTGGCAAGTCTAGTTGGGTTGATGTCACAATCAATGCAACAGAACAAATGTATCAATGGTCATACagtatatgtactgtattatcctttcaTGAACATTCCCTGCACCACTTTTTTTTGTAAATACATTTGAAATTTAAAAAAACTGATCACATAAATGACCTACTCAAGAAGATAGGAGTTCACTTCACAGTCATTGTATATCCCCCAATTTCCACTCACTCTCTGACAAGGACAAACTATTATATAAGAGAAAATTAACTTTCTATTAAAAATTTCTGTATCCCATCCTTGGCTTTTCCCATGTCCAGTGGTTGTAAGAAGAGATAGACTTACTGCTTTATATAaatgatagtagtagtagtagtaataggtcCAAAGAAACATGGCAATTTTTTGCTGAATGGAGATGGGAATGTGCAAGAAGGAATGATAAAAATCTAGAAAAAGAAGCAATGGAATTATGATGGAAAAGAAAAATTAGAATGGGAAAATAATATGTATTTGAGTTGAAAGTAATTGCACAGGTGGAAGAAAATGTCAGATATAAATAAGTGTGGTTAGccattaacatatatatatggtACAGTACGTGGAAAATAAACCCCTACCTGATATTCAAGAGGAATAAATGAATCAATGATTAACTGGTGTAACTTGTGTTCACGTGACAGGTGTCGCACCGACTCGAGGAGTGACTCCATCTCTCTCTGATGTTCTGCTTGCATATCTCCCAACTCTGACTTGGCAGCCATCAGGAGAGTCCACACTTTCTTTAGCTTACGTGTCTTGCCAGCAGCCTCCTCCTGGAGACTTGTGTACCGCTCCTCTAAATCAATCCGCTCGGCCTGATATGAAAGGTATGCATTTCATCTATTCAGTTAAGCATATACGCTAATTTTCACATTCATGGACAGATaactaataataaatattaactaAGTCACAATAACTGTATGCCAGTAAATTAATTGATGCTTGTTAGTTACAGGAGTTGCAGGGCTTGGGCATTAAATATTGGCACTTGATATACCTTTGCATGACTACCTACCTATATACATACACTAATTCTCTCACTTTTGCTCTCTGCTCATACAGTGTTTCTCCTGTTTATTATTCACACTTAAATTACAGTATACAGCAATACATCATATCAATGATTATCCTTAAACTACCACTACTGAAGGAAACCCCTGATTTTAAACATCCACTGCCTTGCGGtcataccccttttttgggaaaggcttcaggagtcaacctcaaggaaaaatccggagttggagcccctaaggcaattCGTTGTTGACGTTGacatcgttctggcagctcctgcgacgttgctggaaccatgtgtattggcatttgcctttctattggatatttTCAGCAATGtagagagggggggacctgctgcatgagtaacagcttctcctccatatctacctacccaggctttgcgccctgtcagggcgcaactccatagtcttccgagactgaaggatgtctATTACTGCCACTACTGAACCTTTTCACTTGTTGGCCTTCCAACTCTCCCACACTATGCTATATGCCTTTTCCTCATGCTATGTTGCCCttccaccttcccctcccccatGCTATATTATCCTTCCACCTTCCTGCTCCATGCTATGTTGCCCTTCCTTCTTCCCCATGCTTTGTTGTCCTTCCACCACCCCAATGCAATGTTACTCAGAGAACATAACAAAACAGATTGTGAGTGTTTCCCAATTTGCACATAAGGTTTACTATCTGCCAGGTTAACATTAGGTCAAGTTTTATATGCACTCGCCTCTTTCTGTGTAATAGCATGGCGAAGTTGCTCCTCGTGCTTCCTCCTTTCTTCTAGTTCTTTGGCAGATTCTTCCAGAAGCCGTTCTTGCTCTTCTGCCTTCTCCAAGAGATTCTCTCCTCCGACTAGAATCTTCCGCTCTAGGCCTTGTAATCTCTGTTTTAGAGCTTCTTGTTCCTTTCTGAAATATACACAAGTAAAAGAACAAAAAATTAAATCCACTCATGAAAATCAGTAGTAATTGAACATTTGTGCATACAATTAATATGCACTTTATTGCTTCATTGCATGGTAAAAAGAAAAATAAGGATTACTATTTATACATACTTTAATAGTACCCCTCCCCACATTGTCCATCTGCTTCACGCCTGAGATAAATTGAGTATTGCATATTGCATCATCAAAGCAAGAATATTCAGCAACACTTAAGCAATTTATCCTTGCAAAATTAATTTCAGCTTTGACAAGAAATACTCACAATGCCTTCTTTACTTCCTTCTCGTGTCTATCCAAATCATTCTTGACTTtatttctttcttcttcttcaagATCTTTTCGTTCTGCAAGCATTTTGCGttcctcttcaattttttttcgTATGGCTGCAACCTAAAAGAAAATTAAAAGTTTATAATGCATTACAATAAATAATCAATAACTTGATGCCGCTGCCAAGTTCCATCGCAAAAATACTGTCCATAACATCTTTTGCTCATCTGTGATTACCAAAATTTAATAAATTAACATTCACATATGTTATGGGTCCTTAAGTTTAACTGGTGATCAACAGCAAAACTGCTATAGGACTACATTAGATAAACTAAAATCACAAAGAAACTGCTTCTAGCTAGTTCCTTCTTGTCAAATTTCAAATATTTTATCACCCGTCCAGGCTACACATTCACTGTCAATCAAGCACTAAAGTAATTAGAGAAAATCTCCCTGGTAAAAGTGTTCCTACAGCACCCCTTAAGCAGGTTTCAAATATTTCTTGCATGCTAGTATCCCATAAACCAAAGCCAACAAGTTGAAGTTAACCATCCATTTATGAAAGTACGACTTTACTATCCACTCTCAAATCATTCTGTTTCAGTGAATCCCAAGATTGCTGCTGTAATGTCATGGGTAGTGTTTCAGCCTCGAGTTTCTAAAGTTGTGCATTTCTTAAGTTGCAATTTAGATTCAAAAGTTTCATAGAACTTTTAAGAGTCAAGTGACGGGGACAGTTAGTGAGTCAATAAGAAGGCACTCCTTGGCATTTTTCATTgttaacaaatgttcaagaaacaAGTTTAGTGCATCTCTATTAAATTTGATATAGCCCTTAAATGTGGTATGTGATCTTCAGTAAAGTCTACTCAAAGCTGACATTTTTCTACAGTGTTATCAGCAATTCAACCACCCAAATCTTGCCAGTGCTAAGGAAGTGCCTTGAAGAATTTCATTTTAAGTTTCCTCATACTgaacaataaaaaattaaaatcatCTGTTTTATTCTATATTAGAGGAGCCATAAATACTGCCAATGGTAGCAATGTTATCCCCCAGTGTATTTACTTAAATCATTTGCTTGTGATGGGGTTAACTGGCACTAtcacacctgtcctccacacactaccataagccttacctcctcctccttcagcttctttttcttcttctttggTTTCTCATCTCCTTCCATTTCCTCCTCTTCAGAGTCATCTGTTTCATCTTCATCTATAAAGTGTAACTTCTTTTAAATCAAAGATATGATACTGTTTTTGCCCATGTCACCTTTTAAACAATTTCACAAACAAACTAGAGCCTCTTGCCACACCAATCTAAgaatataatttaaacaaaaagTAAAGTAGCTATGTATGGTGAGAACAATATCAAGTCAGTATATGTAAAGTTTCCTAatgaaatgtcaaaataaatgcaCTTCACTATTCCTTAGATATTTCTCACCTACATCTACACTCCCTTATCCTGGCAGAACTGTCTCTGACTTTCCAATTACCCTAAGGTTTTCTTCAATTTAAATTTTTACACATTCATTTTAATGTCTCTTTTACTTACAAACTATGCAAGAGCCAtcaatatgtttttttttaacatttaaaaCCCTCTTTTTTACATCACTCTCCTATTTTAAAGAAATTACATCCCACCCAATTAAATGGGAAATGGGGTAATAATTGCCATCTAGGAAAATAAACATTGATTTTGTTTATAACTTTAGCCGTCTTTTTGTCGCCATTTGCCTTCCAATTTCTCCCGGCCTGATGTCTTACTACCTCGAGCAAATTATAAAATAGGTAGTAAATTGATGAATTATTTACTGTTTACCTCATTATTAGTATTTACCTTCTAGCTGATCTCTTAATGACTTAATCTCATCTTGAAGTTTACGGAGAAGAGCATCCTTAGGGTCCTCATTAATTTTGGCTTTGTTGCAGATGTTCTTGGCACGATTAGCATACCGGAGGGTACTGATGGTTTCATCGTAATTGTAACTGGCTGGCCCAACATTGGCACACTAATTATCCATGTAAAAATACAACAAATATAATTAATAACAGATGTAATAATGAAATTCAGCTTTAGAGTAACACAAATATTATCTCAATATTAGACCAAACAGGTAGAAATAGTATTCAAACTTTTGAAGAGAAAAAAATGGAGGAAAAATTTGAAATTAATATTTACGACAAGTTCCTTACTCATGCTGCTATAATGTAAATACAGTATTTCCAATGCACTTACCATGACAGTTTTAGAGTTGCCACCTAATGAGTCCTGGAGAAGTCTGGTGAGTTTTGAATTACGATATGGAATGTGTGTTGACCTTCCGTCGACAAGAGCTGATATTACGTTCCCAAGAGTTGAAAGGGACAGGTTAATCTTGCTGGCTTCTTTCAATCTTTGACCCGTTGCTCCAGTTTTACTCTGTCGCTCAGAGCCCTATAAAAATACAATATTGTTTATGATCAGAAACTGTCTTAATGAATATCACAGTAAATTACTGGCAGAGAGGTAATTTGACATCAAAACCTAATATGAATATGGTGGCCAACAACCCTTAGTCCAACAGTCTTGGGACCACGAGCAGTCGAACACAGAGTTTTAGTCGAGTAAGGGGCGTTACCCTCCTGTCCTCCTGAATTATTTTGGAAAGAAAATACTGCACAAAAATAAAAGCAGCATTAGGCCACTCACCAAGATTGAATATTTTGCTCCATGAATAATTTTGTAACAATGTCTATGTAATATTGTTTTGGCCAATTTACAGTTGTAATTGGTCAAGTGGAAGTGAAAAGTGCCACCTGGGAAAGGCCAAATATGTTTCAAAGCCAAAGAGGAAAAAGACTCACCCACCTCCCATTTTACCCCAATCAGACAAAAGTGAATGGTCATCTGTGAGCACATTCAAGATACCCCGAATATGAACTGCACCGAGGGTAAAAACTTTAGTACTGTACCCAGAAAAGAGGTTACAGTTAAGTCCAGTGTCACAACAGGAGAGATTGGAAAGAAAACTACTACCTCCCACTACTGTGCAATCATAGACCAACGCATCAAGTAAGCTACACATGAAGGTGCCATTTAAATCATCGTTATTTTCTTTACTTTGAAGTTAGCACATAGTAACATTGAAAACCAGAATTCTTGACTGGTGTAGTGATGAAAGCTGGTGCCAAAAACTAAGTCCACTCAGGGAACATTGGCAAACAGCTCGAACAATGGAGCGGGAAGCTGCCATGGAAATAAACACTGAAAAATCAAGACACTGTAAAACCTAAAAAGCAGAAAATTATGGAGTGCA
The Procambarus clarkii isolate CNS0578487 chromosome 60, FALCON_Pclarkii_2.0, whole genome shotgun sequence genome window above contains:
- the Klp64D gene encoding kinesin-like protein KIF3A isoform X2 yields the protein MAPDKDRETVLKDRENVRVVVRVRPLSEKETHSGYKSMVECDDLNCSLLVTNPDAQAGEPPKVFTFDSVFGQDSKQVDVYNLAARPIVENVLEGYNGTIFAYGQTGTGKTYTMEGVRSVSELKGIIPNSFAHIFGHIAKAEEDKKFLVRVSYLEIYNEEVRDLLRQDQSVRLEVKERPDVGVYVKDLLTHVVHNADEMDRIMTLGNKNRAVGATNMNAHSSRSHAIFTITIECAERGLDGKQHWRVGKLHLVDLAGSERQSKTGATGQRLKEASKINLSLSTLGNVISALVDGRSTHIPYRNSKLTRLLQDSLGGNSKTVMCANVGPASYNYDETISTLRYANRAKNICNKAKINEDPKDALLRKLQDEIKSLRDQLEDEDETDDSEEEEMEGDEKPKKKKKKLKEEEVAAIRKKIEEERKMLAERKDLEEEERNKVKNDLDRHEKEVKKALKEQEALKQRLQGLERKILVGGENLLEKAEEQERLLEESAKELEERRKHEEQLRHAITQKEAERIDLEERYTSLQEEAAGKTRKLKKVWTLLMAAKSELGDMQAEHQREMESLLESVRHLSREHKLHQLIIDSFIPLEYQEMIERYVHWNEDIGEWQLKCVAYTGNNMRKQLDNGDAEKENQLSQRKDEVKYMIF
- the Klp64D gene encoding kinesin-like protein KIF3A isoform X1; this translates as MAPDKDRETVLKDRENVRVVVRVRPLSEKETHSGYKSMVECDDLNCSLLVTNPDAQAGEPPKVFTFDSVFGQDSKQVDVYNLAARPIVENVLEGYNGTIFAYGQTGTGKTYTMEGVRSVSELKGIIPNSFAHIFGHIAKAEEDKKFLVRVSYLEIYNEEVRDLLRQDQSVRLEVKERPDVGVYVKDLLTHVVHNADEMDRIMTLGNKNRAVGATNMNAHSSRSHAIFTITIECAERGLDGKQHWRVGKLHLVDLAGSERQSKTGATGQRLKEASKINLSLSTLGNVISALVDGRSTHIPYRNSKLTRLLQDSLGGNSKTVMCANVGPASYNYDETISTLRYANRAKNICNKAKINEDPKDALLRKLQDEIKSLRDQLEDEDETDDSEEEEMEGDEKPKKKKKKLKEEEVAAIRKKIEEERKMLAERKDLEEEERNKVKNDLDRHEKEVKKALKEQEALKQRLQGLERKILVGGENLLEKAEEQERLLEESAKELEERRKHEEQLRHAITQKEAERIDLEERYTSLQEEAAGKTRKLKKVWTLLMAAKSELGDMQAEHQREMESLLESVRHLSREHKLHQLIIDSFIPLEYQEMIERYVHWNEDIGEWQLKCVAYTGNNMRKQLDNGDAEKENQSQDGDMWQVYQTYSPDVYSQPTAKPRRKRSGIPRPKHSRSARKYDK